The Aureimonas mangrovi genome contains the following window.
CGTCAATTCGGGCGACATGGAGCCCGATCAGCTCGGCGTGCGCGCCGTCGACGATCGCACGCTCGAGATCACGCTGCACCAGCCGACCCCCTATTTCCTCGAACTCCTGACGCACCAGACGGGCCTGCCGCTGCATCAGGCCTCGGTGGAGGAGTTCGGCGACCAGTTCACCCGCGCCGGCAACATGGTGACGAATGGCGCCTACATGCTGGAGCGCTTCACGCCGAATGACCAGATCGTGCTGCGCAAGAACCCGGAGTTCCACGACGCGCAGAACGTTGCGATCGATGTCGTCAACTTCATTCCGTTCGAGGATCGCGCGACGTGCCTGCGCCGTTTCGAGGCGGGCGAAGTGCAGTCCTGCTCCGACCTTCCGCTGGAGCAGATGGCCTACATGGAGGCCAATCTCGGCGATCAGGTGCGCATCGCACCCTATCTCGGCACCTACTATCTGCCGGTGAAGACGACGAAGGACGAGTTGTCCGATCCGCGCGTGCGCCAGGCCATGTCGATGGCGATCGACCGCGACTTCCTCGCCCAGGAGATCTGGCAGGGCGCCATGGTGCCGAGCTATTCCTTCGTGCCGGCGGGTATCGGCAATTACGGCGAGCCGGCCGAACTGCCCTACGCGGGCGACGATCTCCTCGACCGCGAGGATGCCGCGATCGCGCTTCTGGAGGAGGCCGGCTACGGGCCGGGCGAGCTCTCGATCCGCCTCCTCTACAACACCTCCGAGAACAACCGGAACACGATGACCGCCATCGCGGACATGCTGAACAATATCGGCATCAGTGCCCAGCCGGAGGAGATGGAGGGCACGACCTACTTCAACTTCCTGCGTTCGGACGGCGACTTCGACGTCGCCCGCGCCGGCTGGATCGGCGACTATTCGGATCCGCAGAACTTCCTCTTTCTCAACGAGAGCGAGAACCCGGGATTCAATTATTCCCGCTGGTCGAATGCCGACTACGATGCGCTGATGGAGGAGGCCGCGGCCGAGACGGACCTCGACGCGCGCGCTGAAATCCTGTTCCGCGCCGAGACGCTGCTTCTGGACGAGGTGCCGGTGATCCCGATCCTCACCTACACGTCCAACTCGCTCGTCTCGGATCGTCTCGATGGCTGGGAGGACAACATCATG
Protein-coding sequences here:
- a CDS encoding peptide ABC transporter substrate-binding protein, with the protein product MMRETMRALGLSTAILAAGAATAAPALAQEMVYNRGNDTDPSTLDHHLTSTVAEGHVMRDLYEGLVVQDATAEIVPGVAESWEMSDDGLVYTFRLREDARWSNGDPVTANDFVFAYRRIQDPATAAPYANIQYPIVNAEAVNSGDMEPDQLGVRAVDDRTLEITLHQPTPYFLELLTHQTGLPLHQASVEEFGDQFTRAGNMVTNGAYMLERFTPNDQIVLRKNPEFHDAQNVAIDVVNFIPFEDRATCLRRFEAGEVQSCSDLPLEQMAYMEANLGDQVRIAPYLGTYYLPVKTTKDELSDPRVRQAMSMAIDRDFLAQEIWQGAMVPSYSFVPAGIGNYGEPAELPYAGDDLLDREDAAIALLEEAGYGPGELSIRLLYNTSENNRNTMTAIADMLNNIGISAQPEEMEGTTYFNFLRSDGDFDVARAGWIGDYSDPQNFLFLNESENPGFNYSRWSNADYDALMEEAAAETDLDARAEILFRAETLLLDEVPVIPILTYTSNSLVSDRLDGWEDNIMNVHGSRWMSVSQ